One region of Etheostoma cragini isolate CJK2018 chromosome 16, CSU_Ecrag_1.0, whole genome shotgun sequence genomic DNA includes:
- the LOC117959505 gene encoding nipped-B-like protein A isoform X1, protein MNGDMPHVPITTLAGIASLTDLLNQLPLPSPLPATTAKSLLYNGRISEEVSSLLVCRDENLVTQLAHSLNQVSTEHIELKDNLGNDEPEGDMPMLLQTLLSRNPKIFRDKSVMQQPMMQQYKMSQNQVHGSPGSNFQQTTVPQSPPGCFNSPQSGSGARFVQNSPIPSPYTPQSPADYMQYNPPSYSQHQQTQQVRNIHDNKVSGQLSSTSSNQNARLGSDEDYINMAHRLGNEENNPSMRVAAFPVKSPQSVCSPAGSEETAKKGSRPPLIMQSPPLDVPPGAAPDRLLTSADRKKKQKERSKEETEQMDTNASYDIVSSPSKESARLTLKLSRVKFSDMDQSAELPLRPRVDSDHETDLLNNSNQFLRTVQDLSHTIGAVEQENCQQVPVQQNTKESGVVSGVVFDDAEIDTLAEIERIERESASERERWSKEVQDKDKPLKKRKQDSYPQESGADSSDGPTVQGGNTDSKLTPRKTNSASNGASRPALMVSIDLQQAGRMIGQPVVVLEAQKLCEDHLRQLKSKTDGKIDNVVEKRPGIINQHAENPRKSGSDGQPETPKQKQESRRESKHRHDGKTISGKGHSVDRWPDAPRQKHDKHSDLRNKEEKNHNSHRLHVSQLETPKTLSKMERNSKHGEDKVRDRDRAKDKDRERDKDRDKDKDRERAKIRDKEKDRDKDRDKEKDRDRDKDRDKEKDRDRDKDRDKEKDRDRDKDRDKDKDRERTKDRDKEKDRDRDKDRDKDRDRDRDKDRDKDKDRERDKDKDRDKEREKKHKMLRENCNRHSPDRHTKPDSPRVKQDGSRKSTDLNGRQRTDSSSLQNSQNKKERKSGDGNISCPAGNKTQSLETNLNEFPSYLMGGKSGSLKNFVIPKLKRDRKDKDPQLPEQLIEGWGIPLVRLERVSLVDNLNKGAKPVVVLNKLSIDEVKRIIKESRHAPSSRSKNFFDKSGREILFCEKTNKRKHSTISKKSKYTEVDEDEDDENDDDDSGNESAKKRYKKHNDKAWKPEERKGSGDQRGFGSRHREPSDSDESCPPPSLSDAARKSKKKEKQKNRKAYDSKLTTEEKMDSSTFKRFTASMDSIIESLEDVDLTATNEEEIPEELLLGKHQLSELGSDSAKIKAMGIFNKVSTNKLVKMLNILEKNIKDSVKLSTLMNHDNDSMDEERLWRDLIMERVAKSADACLTALNIMTSPHMPKAVYIEDVIERVLQYTKFHLQNSLYPHYDPVYRVGGMYTSKSKRAKSSTHKQKVVVMLYNKVCDIVSNISELLEIQLLTDTTILQVSTLGITPFFVENVSELQLCAITLVTAVFSRYEKHRQLILEEIFTSLARLPTSKRSLRNFRLNSTDSDGEPLYIQMVTALVLQLIQCVIHLPSDRDAEDEHNKKMDKDVFITNTYETAMRTAQNFLSVFLKKCGSKQGEEDYRPLFEKFVHDLLSTVNRPEWPAAELLLSLLGRLLVHQFSNKQTEMALRVASLDYLGTVASRLRKDAVTSKMDQKAVDRILKETEGSNEIQQLQKALLDFLNEHIETDPSLVFSRKFYIAQWFRDTISEAEKAMKSQNDDEDLKGRHHSMDDDSTEEIMQRAEKRKKFLRKVMKTSTSNFSSLGINSNTVDYEDACLIVRYLASMRPFAQSFDIYLSQILRVLGESAIAVRTKAMKCLSEVVAVDPSILARLDMQRGVHCRLMDNSTSVREAAVELLGRFVLSRPELIEQYYDMLIERILDTGISVRKRVIKILRDICLEQPDFHKVTEMCVRMIRRVNDEEGIKKLVNETFQKIWFTPTPSHDKNAMTRKILNITDVVLACKDTGYDWFEQLLQNLLKSEEQASYKPAKKACVQLVDNLVEHILKYEESLADCEDKGDNSGRLVACITTLYLFSKIRAQLMVKHAMTMQPYLTTKCNTQNDFMVICNVAKILELVVPLMEHPSETFLTTIEEDLMKLIIKYGMMVVQHSVSCLGAVVNKVTHNYKFVWACFNRYYGALAKLKTQHQEDPNSSSLAANKPTLLRSLFTVGALCRHFDFDQEEFKGSNKIVIKDKVLELLLYFTTHNDEEVQIKAIIGLGFQFIMHPELMFVQDVKVLYNNTLSDETSSVNLKIQVLKNLQTYLQEEDSRMQEADREWKNQSKQEDLKEMGDISSGMSSSIMQIYLKQVLESFFHSQSTARHFALNVIILTLSQGLVHPVQCVPYLIAMGTDPEPTMKNKADQQLAEIDKKYSGFIHMKAVAGLKMSYQVQQAIHGSKDAVIRGFRHDDSDSALCSHLYTLVRGNRQHRRAFLISLLNLFDDSSKTEVNMLLFIADNLACFPYQTQEEPLFIMHHVDITLSVSGSNLLQSFKESLRKEPLQEEKCMETIKKKKKKKKKKLQRRKHSSDDDDDDEDEDDEQSSSTSSSSDEDDEVVHRQKKPATCDSDGDMDDEDAVMHRLPENSIPLLDFASSSQGILLLLVLKQHLKNLYGFSDSKVQKYSPTESAKVYDKAVNRKSKVHFNPRQTLNYLKNDLANMDLSHDTKRNIVKQYLDFKVLMEHLDRDEEDEEGEASANARNKAITSLLKVPKSLNNNHNNHTAPAETDEEESEDEEPPSRKPRKGRESAEDTGHLNERVKAMDVIAICCPKYKDRPQIARVIQRIKTGYSIHWMTGSYSGPWAEVKKRDGRKKVPWVDTIKESDIIYKKISLTSGHKLSNKVAQTLRALYAAKDGD, encoded by the exons ATGAATGGTGATATGCCTCATGTTCCCATCACTACACTTGCTGGAATTGCTAGCCTGACAGACT TATTGAACCAGCTGCCATTGCCTTCTCCTCTCCCTGCCACCACTGCTAAGAGTCTGCTCTACAATGGAAGGATCTCTGAAGAGGTCAGCAGCCTGCTGGTGTGTCGGGACGAGAATCTGGTAACTCAGCTGGCACATAGTCTTAACCAGGTCTCTACTGAACACAT AGAGTTGAAGGACAACTTGGGAAATGATGAACCTGAGGGTGACATGCCAATGCTTCTACAAACTTTGCTGTCCAGGAACCCCAAAATCTTCAGGGACAAAA GTGTAATGCAACAGCCAATGATGCAACAGTATAAGATGTCCCAGAATCAGGTTCATGGGAGTCCAGGATCAAACTTTCAGCAAACCACTGTCCCCCAAAGCCCTCCTGG ATGCTTTAATTCCCCACAGTCTGGATCAGGTGCTCGGTTTGTACAGAACAGTCCTATACCCAGTCCCTATACTCCTCAGAGTCCTGCAGACTACATGCAGTACAATCCACCTAGTTATTCTCAACACCAACAGACACAGCAAG TTAGAAACATCCATGACAACAAGGTCTCTGGTCAGCTTTCAAGTACTTCATCTAATCAGAATGCGAGACTAGGCTCCGATGAAGACTACATCAACATGGCTCACAGACTGGGAAATGAG GAGAATAACCCCTCCATGAGGGTTGCCGCGTTTCCAGTTAAATCACCACAGTCTGTGTGTTCCCCTGCTGGAAGTGAAGAGACTGCAAAAA AAGGCTCCAGGCCTCCCCTTATCATGCAGTCCCCTCCACTTGATGTGCCACCAGGTGCGGCACCTGACCGGCTACTCACCTCCGCCGACCgcaaaaagaagcagaaagaaagGAGTAAAGAAGAAACTGAGCAGATGGACACAAATGCCTCGTATGACATTGTTAGTTCTCCATCAAAAGAGTCTGCCAGGCTGACTTTAAAACTGTCCCGAGTGAAGTTTTCAGACATGGATCAATCTGCAGAACTTCCTCTTAGGCCACGTGTCGACTCAGACCATGAAACTGATTTGCTGAATAATAGTAATCAATTTTTAAGGACTGTCCAGGACTTATCACACACAATTGGTGCTGTGGAGCAGGAAAACtgtcagcaggttcctgttcagCAAAACACCAAGGAGTCTGGAGTCGTCAGTGGGGTTGTGTTTGATGATGCTGAGATAGACACACTTGCAGAGATTGAGAGAATAGAACGTGAGTCGGCCAGTGAGAGAGAACGGTGGTCTAAAGAAGTCCAGGATAAAG ATAAGCCACTGAAGAAACGGAAGCAAGACTCGTATCCTCAGGAATCCGGAGCTGACTCAAGTGACGGGCCTACTGTACAAGGTGGAAACACTGACAGCAAGTTGACACCCAGGAAGACGAATTCTGCAAGTAACGGTGCCAGTCGGCCTGCTTTGATGGTCAGTATTGATCTGCAGCAAGCTGGCAGAATGATAGGACAGCCTGTAGTGGTCTTGGAAGCACAGAAGCTGTGTGAGGACCACCTACGGCAACTAAAGTCAAAGACTGATGGAAAGATAGATAACGTCGTTGAAAAGAGACCTGGGATCATCAATCAGCATGCTGAGAACCCCAGGAAGTCTGGCTCAGATGGGCAACCAGAAACCCCCAAACAGAAGCAGGAGAGTCGACGTGAATCCAAACACAGACATGACGGCAAAACTATCAGTGGCAAGGGACATTCAGTTGACAGATGGCCAGACGCGCCACGTCAGAAACATGACAAGCATTCAGACTTGCgcaacaaagaggaaaagaacCACAACAGTCACCGATTGCATGTCAGCCAACTTGAGACTCCAAAAACCCTGAGCAAGATGGAGCGTAACTCCAAACATGGAGAAGACAAAGTCAGGGATAGAGATAGGGCTAAGGACAAAGATAGAGAAAGGGATAAGGACagagataaagataaagatagagAAAGGGCTAAGAtcagagataaagaaaaagatagagataaggacagagataaagaaaaagatagAGATAGGGATAAGgacagagataaagagaaagatagagatAGGGATAAGgacagagataaagaaaaagatagAGATAGGGATAAGGACagagataaagataaagatagagAAAGGACTAAGGatagagataaagaaaaagatagAGATAGGGATAAGGACAGAGATAAAGATAGGGATAGGGACAGAGATAAAGACAGGgataaggacaaagacagagaaagggataaagataaagatagggataaggaaagggaaaagaagCACAAGATGTTGAGGGAAAACTGCAACAGACACTCTCCTGACCGGCATACTAAACCTGACAGCCCTAGAGTTAAGCAAGACGGAAGCAGAAAATCCACTGACCTCAATGGGCGACAGAGGACAGACAGTTCCAGCCTTCAAAACTCCCAAAataagaaagagaggaaaagtgGGGATGGCAACATTAGCTGCCCAgctggaaacaaaacacagtcTTTGGAGACAAATCTCAATGAGTTCCCCTCGTACCTGATGGGTGGCAAGTCAGGAAGTCTGAAGAACTTTGTGATTCCTAAATTGAAACGGGATAGAAAAGATAAAGATCCCCAACTTCCAGAGCAATTGATAGAGGGCTGGGGCATTCCCCTGGTCAGGCTGGAGAGAGTGTCATTGGTTGATAACTTAAACAAAGGAGCAAAACCTGTTGTTGTGCTCAACAAACTCAGTATTGATGAGGTGAAAAGGATCATAAAGGAAAGCAGGCATGCACCCAGCTCCAGATCCAAGAACTTCTTTGACAAATCAGGGAGAG AGATTCTTTTTTGTGAGAAGACAAACAAACGAAAGCACAGCACGATCAGTAAGAAATCAAAGTACACTGAGgtggatgaagatgaagatgatgagaaCGATGATGACGACTCTGGCAATGAGT ctgctaagaaaaGGTACAAAAAACATAACGACAAGGCATGGAAACCGGAAGAGAGGAAGGGTTCTGGTGATCAACGGGGGTTCGGCAGTCGCCACCGTGAACCAAGTGATTCGGATGAAAGCTGCCCACCACCAAGCCTGAGTGACG ctgccagaaaatcaaagaaaaaggagaaacagaaaaacaggaaagCGTATGATTCCAAGCTGACAACTGAGG AAAAGATGGATTCCTCCACATTTAAAAGATTCACGGCCAGCATGGACAGCATTATCGAGAGCCTCGAGGACGTGGACCTCACTGCCACAA ATGAGGAGGAGATACCTGAAGAGCTCTTACTTGGAAAACACCAGTTAAGCGAGCTAGGCAGTGATTCTGCTAAGATCAAAGCTATGGGCATCTTTAACAAG GTTTCAACTAATAAACTGGTGAAAATGTTGAATATCCTGGAGAAGAACATTAAGGACAGCGTCAAACTTTCCACACTAATGAATCAT gaTAATGATTCCATGGATGAGGAGCGGTTATGGCGTGACCTTATCATGGAGCGGGTGGCTAAGTCTGCTGATGCCTGTCTGACTGCACTCAACATCATGACATCTCCACACATGCCCAAGGCTGTTTATATAGAGGATGTGATTGAGAGGGTGTTGCAGTACACCAAGTTCCATCTGCAAAACTCTTTGTACCCTCACTATGACCCGGTCTACAGAGTGG GTGGCATGTATACTTCAAAGTCCAAGAGAGCAAAGAGTTCCACCCACAAACAGAAGGTGGTAGTTATGCTCTACAACAAAGTGTGTGATATTGTCAGCAACATCTCAGAGCTCCTGGAGATCCAGCTTCTAACTGACACCACTATTCTCCAG GTGTCCACCCTGGGTATTACACCATTTTTTGTGGAGAATGTCAGTGAACTGCAGTTATGTGCAATCACACTGGTCACAGCA GTGTTCTCTCGTTACGAGAAGCACAGGCAGCTCATTCTTGAAGAGATCTTCACCTCCCTGGCTAGACTGCCTACTAGTAAACGCAGCTTAAGGAACTTTAG GCTCAACAGCACTGATTCGGATGGAGAGCCCTTGTATATCCAGATGGTCACAGCACTGGTTCTTCAGCTCATCCAGTGTGTGATTCACCTTCCCTCAGACAGAGATGCAGAGGATGAACATAATAAGAAG ATGGATAAAGATGTCTTTATCACAAACACTTATGAAACTGCCATGAGGACAGCTCAGAACTTCctgtcagtgtttctcaaaAA GTGTGGTAGTAAGCAGGGAGAGGAGGACTACAGGCCGCTGTTTGAGAAGTTTGTTCATGACCTGCTGTCCACAGTCAACAGGCCTGAGTGGCCTGCAGCGGAACTGCTGCTCAGTTTACTGGGCCGGCTGTTG GTGCACCAGTTCAGTAACAAGCAGACAGAAATGGCGCTCAGGGTGGCATCGCTGGACTACCTCGGCACTGTCGCTTCTCGCTTGCGTAAAGACGCTGTCACTAGCAAAATGGACCAAAAGGCTGTTGACCGCATCCTCAAAGAG ACTGAAGGTAGTAATGAGATCCAGCAACTCCAGAAGGCCTTGCTGGACTTCCTAAATGAGCACATTGAGACGGATCCATCTCTAGTG TTTTCCAGGAAATTTTATATTGCCCAGTGGTTCAGGGACACTATAAGTGAGGCAGAGAAAGCGATGAAGTCTCAAAATGACGATGAGGACTTGAAAGGTCGACATCATTCCATGGACGATGACTCAACTGAGGAGATTATGCAGAGGGCTGAGAAACGAAAGAAATTCCTCCGCAAGGTCATGAAAACGTCCACATCAAATTTCAGTTCTCTGGG GATAAACTCTAACACTGTGGACTATGAGGACGCATGTTTGATTGTCAGATATCTGGCCTCCATGAGGCCGTTTGCACAGAGctttgatatttatttatcacaG ATTCTGAGAGTGCTGGGTGAGAGTGCCATCGCAGTCAGAACTAAAGCCATGAAGTGTCTGTCTGAGGTAGTAGCTGTGGATCCAAGTATTCTGGCACGG TTGGATATGCAGCGCGGGGTTCACTGTCGCCTCATGGACAACTCCACCAGTGTGCGAGAGGCAGCCGTGGAGCTACTTGGTCGTTTTGTGCTAAGTCGACCGGAGCTTATTGAGCAGTACTATGACATGCTCATTGAAAGgatattg GACACAGGTATTAGTGTAAGGAAGAGGGTCATAAAGATCTTGAGGGATATTTGCCTGGAGCAGCCAGACTTCCACAAGGTCACCGAGATGTGTGTCAGGATGATCCGAAGGGTCAACGATGAGGAGGGGATCAag AAACTAGTGAACGAGACATTCCAGAAAATCTGGTTCACCCCCACACCCAGTCATGACAAAAATGCCATGACCCGGAAGATCCTGAACATCACAGATGTG GTGTTGGCATGTAAAGACACAGGCTATGACTGGTTTGAGCAGCTTCTCCAAAAT CTACTAAAGTCAGAAGAGCAAGCTTCGTACAAACCTGCCAAGAAGGCCTGTGTTCAATTGGTGGACAATCTAGTTGAACACATACTGAAATATGAGGAGTCTCTTGCAG ACTGTGAGGACAAAGGGGATAACTCAGGTCGCCTGGTAGCATGCATCACCACTCTCTACCTGTTCAGCAAGATCAGAGCACAGTTAATGGTCAAACATGCCATGACTATGCAACCCTACTTGACCACCAAGTGCAAT ACTCAAAATGACTTCATGGTGATCTGTAACGTGGCAAAGATCCTGGAGCTGGTCGTGCCTCTGATGGAACACCCAAGTGAGACTTTCCTCACTACCATAGAAGAAGACCTGATGAAGCTCATCATCAAATACGGCATGATG GTGGTACAGCACTCCGTAAGCTGTCTTGGTGCTGTTGTCAACAAGGTCACGCACAACTACAAGTTTGTCTGGGCTTGTTTCAATCGCTACTATG GAGCACTGGCAAAACTGAAGACACAGCACCAAGAGGACCCCAACAGCTCCAGTCTGGCTGCTAACAAACCTACTCTCTTACGCTCACTCTTCACTGTGGGGGCTCTCTGTCGGCACTTTGATTTTGACCAAGAGGAGTTTAAGGGTTCTAACAAA ATTGTCATCAAAGACAAGGTGTTGGAGCTTCTGTTGTACTTCACCACTCATAACGATGAAGAGGTCCAGATCAAGGCCATTATAGGTCTAG GCTTCCAGTTCATCATGCACCCAGAGCTCATGTTTGTGCAGGATGTGAAGGTTCTGTATAACAACACTCTGTCAGATGAAACCAGTTCGGTCAATCTGAAGATCCAGGTGCTGAAAAACCTGCAGACTTACCTGCAAGAGGAGGACTCTCGAATGCAGGAGGCCGATCGCGAAT ggaagaaCCAATCCAAGCAGGAGGATCTGAAAGAAATGGGGGATATCTCATCAGGCATGAGCAGCTCCATAATGCAGATTTACCTGAAGCAGGTGCTGGAGTCTTTCTTCCACTCCCAGTCCACTGCTCGGCACTTTGCCCTGAATGTCATTATACTGACTCTCAGCCAGGGCCTCGTCCATCCTGTACAG tgtgtgCCGTACTTGATTGCCATGGGAACAGACCCTGAGCCAACCATGAAGAACAAGGCTGATCAACAGCTGGCAGAGATTGACAAGAAATACTCAGGCTTTATCCAT ATGAAGGCCGTAGCAGGGTTGAAGATGTCTTATCAGGTGCAACAGGCCATACATGGTTCTAAAGACGCAGTGATTCGAGGTTTTCGTCACGATGACTCAGACTCTGCTCTCTGCTCTCATCTATACACTTTGGTCCGTGGGAACCGACAACACAGACGGGCTTTCCTCATTTCCCTGCTCAACCTGTTTGATGACAGCTCC AAAACCGAGGTGAACATGCTGCTGTTCATAGCAGACAACTTAGCCTGCTTCCCCTACCAGACCCAGGAGGAGCCTCTTTTCATCATGCACCATGTAGACAttactctgtctgtctctggtaGTAATCTGCTCCAGTCTTTCAAGGAG TCTTTGCGGAAAGAGCCTTTACAGGAGGAAAAGTGCATGGAGAcgataaagaaaaagaagaagaagaagaagaagaagcttcagaggagaaaacacagctctgatgatgatgatgatgatgaagatgaggatgatgagcAGAGCAGTAGCACATCCAGCAGCagtgatgaggatgatgaggtGGTCCACAGGCAAAAAAAACCTGCGACTTGTGATTCTGACGGTGACATGGACGATGAGGATGCAGTGATGCATCGTCTACCCGAAAACTCCATTCCTCTGCTGGACTTTGCCAGTTCTTCACAGGgcattctgctgctgctggtgctaAAACAACATCTGAAGAATCTGTATGGCTTCTCAGATAG CAAAGTCCAGAAATATTCCCCGACGGAGTCTGCCAAGGTATACGACAAGGCAGTTAATAGAAAGTCTAAGGTGCACTTCAACCCTCGACAGACACTGAATTACCTGAAGAATGACCTAGCCAACATGGATCTCAGCCACGACACCAAGAGGAACATTGTGAAACAGTATTTGGAT TTCAAGGTTCTAATGGAGCACTTGGATCGCGACGAAGAGGACGAGGAGGGTGAAGCAAGTGCTAATGCCAGAAACAAAGCCATTACATCACTGCTGAAGGTCCCAAAATCTTTGAACAACAACCACAATAATCACACTGCTCCAGCGGAGACAGACGAGGAGGAGAGTGAGGATGAAGAGCCCCCTTCG CGAAAACCAAGGAAAGGCAGGGAGTCCGCAGAGGATACAGGTCACCTGAATGAGAGAGTAAAGGCCATGGACGTCATTGCCATCTGCTGTCCCAAATACAAAGACAGACCACAGATTGCCAGGGTCATCCAGAGGATCAAAACTGGCTACAGTATACACTGGATGACTGGATCTTATTCTGGACCCTGGGCTGAGGTAAAGAAACGGGACGGTCGCAAAAAGGTGCCTTGGGTTGACACTATCAAGGAGTCAGACATTATTTACAAGAAAATATCTTTGACAAGTGGACACAAGCTATCGAACAAAGTGGCACAGACGTTACGGGCGCTATACGCTGCCAAGGACGGGGACTAA